Proteins encoded within one genomic window of Streptomyces profundus:
- a CDS encoding glycoside hydrolase family 16 protein: MSASRRSPARRWIVGGAVLALGASTLLAANAQAEPERAAAPQPSAVVFIDDFDGPAGSGVDTGKWRLDPGDNINNNELQYYTEGTENAQLDGEGNLVITATAEGAANYQCYYGTCEYTSARMNTSQTFQAEYGRVEASIKLPQGQGIWPAFWMLGSDFPGVPWPDSGEIDIMEMVGHQPGTVHGTVHGPGYSGGAGIGSSYSLPGGEIFADDFHTFAIDWAPDSIVWSVDGNVFQELTPGDLGGNAWVFNKPFFMILNLAVGGDWPGPPDDGTSFPQQMIVDYVSVTTSD; the protein is encoded by the coding sequence ATGAGTGCCTCCAGGCGCTCCCCCGCCCGCCGTTGGATCGTCGGCGGAGCCGTTCTCGCCCTCGGCGCCAGCACGCTGTTGGCGGCCAACGCCCAGGCGGAGCCCGAGCGGGCCGCCGCGCCCCAGCCCAGCGCGGTCGTCTTCATCGACGACTTCGACGGGCCCGCCGGTTCCGGAGTCGACACCGGCAAGTGGCGGCTGGACCCGGGCGACAACATCAACAACAACGAACTGCAGTACTACACGGAGGGCACCGAGAACGCCCAGCTGGACGGCGAGGGCAACCTGGTGATCACGGCGACCGCGGAGGGTGCCGCCAACTACCAGTGCTACTACGGCACCTGTGAGTACACCTCGGCGCGGATGAACACGTCGCAGACCTTCCAGGCCGAGTACGGGCGGGTCGAGGCGAGCATCAAGCTGCCCCAGGGCCAGGGCATCTGGCCGGCGTTCTGGATGCTGGGCAGCGACTTCCCCGGCGTGCCGTGGCCGGACAGCGGCGAGATCGACATCATGGAGATGGTCGGCCATCAGCCGGGTACGGTGCACGGCACCGTGCACGGTCCGGGCTACTCGGGCGGCGCGGGCATCGGCAGCAGCTACAGCCTGCCGGGCGGCGAGATCTTCGCCGACGACTTCCACACCTTCGCGATCGACTGGGCACCGGACTCCATCGTCTGGTCGGTGGACGGCAATGTCTTCCAGGAGCTCACCCCGGGCGATCTGGGAGGCAACGCCTGGGTCTTCAACAAGCCGTTCTTCATGATCCTCAACCTGGCGGTCGGCGGCGACTGGCCCGGCCCGCCGGACGACGGCACCTCCTTCCCGCAGCAGATGATCGTTGACTATGTGAGCGTCACGACCAGCGACTGA
- a CDS encoding LLM class F420-dependent oxidoreductase produces MTHTLATELGPVGVWSIALKSPDGSPQPAFLDAARELEQLGYRALWIGGSPTVRQAEPLLAATSTLRVATGITSIWGNEAQTEAADFAEVNDAHDNRFVLGLGVSHGPLTERYHRPYSSMVEYLTALDQAPRPVPRERRVLAALGPKMLELARDRAAGAHPYLVTVEHTAQARATLGDDALLAPELKVVLDDDLTRARATARGYLSGYLKLPNYTNNLLRAGFTDEDFVDGGSDRLLAEVFALGDQDTIRQRVADYLDAGADHLAVQIVTDRIGAEFPLAEYRALAPILPLSS; encoded by the coding sequence ATGACACACACTCTGGCAACGGAACTCGGCCCCGTCGGGGTCTGGAGCATCGCGCTGAAGTCGCCCGACGGCTCCCCGCAGCCCGCGTTTCTCGACGCGGCACGGGAGTTGGAGCAGCTGGGCTATCGCGCGCTCTGGATCGGCGGCAGCCCGACGGTCCGGCAGGCCGAACCGCTGCTGGCCGCCACCTCGACCCTCCGGGTCGCCACCGGGATCACCAGCATCTGGGGCAACGAGGCCCAGACCGAGGCCGCCGACTTCGCCGAGGTGAACGACGCCCACGACAACCGCTTCGTGCTGGGGCTCGGCGTCAGCCACGGCCCGCTCACCGAGCGGTACCACCGCCCGTACTCGTCCATGGTGGAGTACCTCACGGCCCTGGACCAGGCGCCCCGTCCCGTGCCCAGGGAGCGGCGGGTGCTGGCCGCGCTCGGGCCCAAGATGCTGGAACTCGCCCGGGACCGGGCGGCCGGCGCCCACCCGTATCTGGTCACCGTGGAGCACACCGCGCAGGCGCGCGCCACGTTGGGCGACGACGCGCTGTTGGCACCGGAGCTGAAGGTGGTGCTCGACGACGACCTCACGCGGGCGCGCGCGACGGCGCGCGGCTATCTCTCGGGCTACCTCAAGCTGCCCAACTACACCAACAACCTGCTGCGGGCGGGGTTCACCGACGAGGACTTCGTCGACGGCGGCAGCGATCGGCTGCTGGCGGAGGTCTTCGCGCTCGGCGACCAGGACACCATCCGGCAGCGCGTCGCCGACTACCTGGACGCGGGCGCCGACCATCTGGCGGTCCAGATCGTCACGGACCGGATCGGCGCGGAGTTCCCGCTGGCCGAGTACCGTGCGCTGGCCCCGATCCTGCCGCTGAGCAGCTGA
- a CDS encoding NAD(P)-dependent alcohol dehydrogenase, which produces MRITAVLSRGPRHPFTLETVELDAPRPDEILVRITASGLCHTDLAVRSLAPEGANPLVLGHEGAGVVEEVGREVRGVAPGDRVLLSYRRCGACPNCRDGRPAYCAGMLALNNGGTRPDGSTTLRQGDTPLVGSFFGQSSFASHVLTTVDNTVVVGRETDLGTLAPLGCGVQTGAGAVLNVLRPEPGATLAIFGMGSVGLSALLAARTAGVARVLAVDLLPERRELALALGAELALDPGALEAGTELADAVRGLLDGGPDHALDTTGNPEVIAQGVKALAARGTLVVVGLGPNELTLDVQDLMYGGKSLRGCVEGDSVPERFIPELLELHADGRFPVERLVTRYRFEDINQAVADQLAGRVVKPVLTW; this is translated from the coding sequence GTGCGCATCACCGCCGTGCTCTCCCGTGGGCCCCGGCACCCGTTCACCCTGGAGACCGTCGAGCTGGACGCCCCGCGTCCGGACGAGATCCTGGTGCGGATCACGGCCAGCGGCCTCTGCCACACCGATCTGGCGGTGCGGTCCCTGGCCCCCGAGGGGGCGAACCCGCTGGTGCTGGGCCACGAGGGAGCCGGAGTCGTCGAGGAGGTCGGCCGCGAGGTGCGCGGCGTGGCCCCCGGCGACCGGGTGTTGCTCAGCTACCGCCGCTGCGGCGCCTGCCCCAACTGCCGGGACGGGCGGCCCGCGTACTGCGCCGGCATGCTGGCGCTCAACAACGGCGGCACCCGCCCCGACGGCTCCACCACCCTCCGGCAGGGCGACACCCCGCTGGTGGGCTCCTTCTTCGGCCAGTCGAGCTTCGCCAGCCATGTGCTGACCACCGTCGACAACACGGTGGTGGTGGGCCGGGAGACGGACCTCGGCACCCTCGCGCCGCTCGGCTGTGGAGTCCAGACCGGCGCCGGCGCCGTGCTCAACGTGCTGCGTCCGGAGCCTGGAGCCACCCTGGCGATCTTCGGCATGGGCAGCGTCGGCCTCTCCGCGCTGCTGGCCGCGCGCACGGCCGGCGTCGCACGCGTCCTCGCCGTGGATCTGCTCCCCGAGCGGCGGGAGTTGGCCCTCGCGCTGGGCGCGGAGCTGGCGCTCGACCCCGGCGCGCTCGAAGCGGGCACCGAGCTGGCCGACGCCGTGCGGGGCCTGCTCGACGGCGGCCCCGACCATGCCCTGGACACCACGGGGAACCCCGAGGTGATCGCCCAGGGCGTCAAGGCGCTGGCCGCGCGCGGGACGCTGGTGGTGGTGGGGCTCGGACCGAACGAGCTGACGCTGGACGTCCAGGACCTGATGTACGGCGGCAAGAGCCTGCGCGGCTGCGTCGAGGGGGACTCCGTGCCGGAGCGGTTCATCCCCGAACTGCTCGAACTCCACGCGGACGGGCGGTTTCCGGTGGAGAGGTTGGTCACCAGGTACCGCTTCGAGGACATCAACCAGGCGGTCGCCGACCAGCTGGCCGGCCGCGTCGTCAAGCCGGTGCTGACCTGGTAG
- a CDS encoding LytR C-terminal domain-containing protein gives MSMLTPPGMGGKKFRVTGDRYPRMRRPRHRRRVLAVVGSVAALGLLGFGTVQLIDVFTGDGDGDRSTEARSNAAGTGDCTPTADAAEETEASAAELPKPSAITVNIYNATPRTGLAQDTAELLEERGFVIGEVANAPEELDGRIASPGLLLGTETATASGAVDVLATQLAGAEAGDPTPDEEAATDEETDPASSVDLVLGDGFTELTTPDEAEALLAELAGPDPATPAAQDC, from the coding sequence ATGAGCATGTTGACGCCCCCGGGCATGGGCGGCAAGAAATTCCGTGTCACGGGCGACCGTTACCCGCGGATGCGCCGCCCGCGTCACCGCCGCAGAGTGCTGGCCGTGGTGGGCTCGGTGGCCGCGCTGGGCCTGCTCGGCTTCGGAACCGTCCAGCTCATCGACGTCTTCACGGGCGACGGCGACGGCGACCGCTCCACCGAGGCGAGGTCCAACGCCGCAGGGACGGGGGACTGCACGCCCACCGCCGACGCGGCCGAGGAGACGGAGGCGTCAGCCGCCGAGCTGCCGAAACCTTCCGCCATCACCGTCAACATCTACAACGCCACCCCCCGCACCGGGCTGGCCCAGGACACCGCCGAACTGCTGGAGGAACGCGGCTTCGTCATCGGCGAGGTGGCCAACGCCCCCGAGGAACTCGACGGGCGGATCGCCTCCCCCGGCCTCCTCCTCGGCACCGAGACGGCCACCGCCTCGGGCGCCGTCGACGTCCTCGCCACCCAACTGGCCGGCGCCGAGGCGGGCGACCCCACACCGGACGAGGAGGCCGCCACCGACGAGGAGACGGACCCGGCCAGCTCGGTCGACCTGGTGCTGGGCGACGGCTTCACCGAACTCACCACGCCGGACGAGGCCGAGGCCCTGCTGGCCGAACTCGCCGGACCGGACCCGGCGACCCCCGCCGCCCAGGACTGCTGA
- a CDS encoding M28 family peptidase, whose translation MIGLLVTALTPLLTAGLLLAPSRAEPRTDPATPTADDPVLRGEELAERTAAGTTAAGTLRHLAAFQSIAEANDGHRAAGSPGHEQSARYAGALLADAGYQVSYQRFAFPYREPLAERLTLLGPEERDIPVKAMSYTGNTEDGGRTAPLAEVRAHGDGGAGCAADDFADRDWRGRVALIRRGDCTFAAKQANAAEAGAVGVLIYNTDPGQLSGTLGDPDPGALPTGGISGADGEALSATLAEAPADAQPSVRLELRELVEERHTTNVIAETPHGDPSQVVLAGAHLDSVSEGPGINDNASGAAGVLEAALQLALATPEGDHPHKVRFALWSAEELGLRGAEHYVESLSPTERDAIALYLNFDMIGSPNYGLFVYDGASHDEDSARIADDLGAFVGEVAGQDGQQDPARPTPFDDRSDYAPFLAAGIPAGGTFTGSDGLKTEEEAALWGGRAGEPYDPCYHRSCDDLDNISPEALEINARTIAHAVGRYAWHTPVGPRGAAAESTAERR comes from the coding sequence ATGATCGGTCTTCTCGTGACGGCACTCACCCCCCTGCTGACCGCCGGACTGCTGCTCGCACCCTCGCGGGCGGAACCGCGGACGGACCCGGCCACTCCGACCGCCGACGACCCCGTCCTTCGCGGCGAGGAGCTGGCCGAACGGACGGCCGCCGGCACCACGGCGGCCGGCACCCTGCGGCACCTCGCCGCCTTCCAGTCCATCGCCGAGGCGAACGACGGCCACCGCGCCGCCGGCAGCCCGGGCCACGAGCAGTCAGCCCGCTACGCCGGCGCCCTGCTGGCGGACGCCGGCTACCAGGTCAGCTACCAGCGCTTCGCCTTCCCCTACCGGGAGCCGCTCGCCGAACGGCTGACCCTGCTGGGCCCCGAGGAACGCGATATCCCGGTCAAGGCCATGTCCTACACCGGCAACACCGAGGACGGTGGCCGCACCGCGCCGCTCGCCGAGGTGCGCGCGCACGGCGACGGCGGCGCCGGCTGCGCCGCCGACGACTTCGCCGACCGCGACTGGCGGGGCCGGGTGGCCCTGATCCGGCGCGGCGACTGCACCTTCGCCGCCAAGCAGGCGAACGCGGCCGAGGCGGGCGCCGTGGGCGTGCTGATCTACAACACCGACCCCGGCCAACTCTCCGGAACCCTGGGCGACCCCGACCCGGGCGCCCTCCCCACCGGCGGCATCTCGGGCGCCGACGGCGAAGCCCTCTCCGCCACCCTCGCCGAGGCACCGGCCGACGCCCAGCCGAGCGTCCGGCTGGAGCTCAGGGAGCTGGTGGAGGAGCGCCACACCACCAACGTGATCGCCGAGACCCCACACGGCGACCCGTCCCAGGTGGTCCTCGCCGGCGCCCATCTGGACTCCGTGAGCGAGGGCCCGGGCATCAACGACAACGCCTCGGGCGCCGCCGGGGTGCTGGAGGCCGCGCTCCAACTGGCCCTGGCCACCCCGGAGGGCGACCACCCCCACAAGGTCCGCTTCGCCCTCTGGTCCGCCGAGGAGCTGGGCCTGCGCGGCGCCGAGCACTATGTGGAGAGCCTCTCCCCCACGGAGCGGGACGCCATCGCCCTCTATCTCAACTTCGACATGATCGGCTCGCCCAACTACGGCCTCTTCGTCTACGACGGCGCCTCCCACGACGAGGACTCCGCGCGGATCGCCGACGACCTGGGCGCCTTCGTCGGCGAAGTGGCCGGCCAGGACGGCCAACAGGACCCCGCCCGCCCCACCCCGTTCGACGACCGCAGCGACTACGCCCCCTTCCTCGCCGCCGGCATCCCGGCCGGTGGCACGTTCACCGGAAGCGACGGGCTCAAGACCGAGGAGGAGGCCGCGCTCTGGGGCGGCAGGGCAGGCGAGCCCTACGACCCCTGCTACCACCGGAGCTGCGACGACCTGGACAACATCAGCCCCGAGGCGCTGGAGATCAACGCCAGAACCATCGCGCACGCCGTCGGACGCTACGCCTGGCACACCCCGGTCGGACCACGCGGCGCGGCAGCCGAAAGCACCGCCGAACGCCGCTGA
- a CDS encoding type II toxin-antitoxin system VapB family antitoxin encodes MIFKRIGNGRPYPDHGRDHTREWSDVAPRPVRLDQLVTTKQQLDLETLLAEDSTFYGDLFAHVVKWQGDLYLEDGLHRAVRAALQQRQVLHARVLELD; translated from the coding sequence GTGATCTTCAAGCGCATCGGAAACGGACGGCCCTATCCGGACCACGGCCGGGACCACACCCGGGAGTGGTCCGACGTCGCACCGCGCCCGGTCCGCCTGGACCAACTGGTCACCACCAAACAACAGCTCGACCTGGAGACCCTGCTGGCCGAGGACTCCACCTTCTACGGGGATCTCTTCGCCCATGTGGTGAAGTGGCAGGGCGACCTCTATCTGGAGGACGGGCTGCACCGGGCGGTCAGGGCCGCCCTCCAGCAGCGCCAGGTGCTGCACGCCAGGGTGCTTGAGCTGGACTGA
- a CDS encoding RNA polymerase sigma factor SigF, with amino-acid sequence MSVELGSSKVLTTTGTPHVPAPHEPSVPHTAPAETDNLDTRTLSRSLFQRLAGLDADSPERGYVRDTLIELNLPLVRYAAARFRSRNEPMEDIVQVGTIGLIKAIDRFDCERGVEFPTFAMPTVVGEIKRFFRDTSWSVRVPRRLQELRLALTKASDELSQRLDRSPTVPELAVCLGVSEEEVVDGLAVGNAYTASSLDSPSPEEDGGEGSLADRLGYEDTALEGVEYRESLKPLLARLPARERRIIMLRFFGNMTQSQIGEEVGISQMHVSRLLTRTLQQLREGLTAEE; translated from the coding sequence ATGTCCGTAGAACTGGGCAGCTCCAAGGTGCTCACCACGACCGGCACGCCGCATGTTCCCGCGCCGCACGAACCCTCGGTGCCGCACACAGCTCCCGCCGAGACCGACAACCTCGACACCCGCACGCTCTCCCGTTCCCTCTTCCAGCGCCTGGCCGGGCTGGACGCGGACAGCCCGGAGCGCGGCTATGTGCGGGACACCCTGATTGAGTTGAACCTCCCGCTGGTTCGCTACGCGGCTGCCAGGTTCCGCAGCCGCAACGAGCCGATGGAGGACATCGTCCAGGTCGGAACGATCGGGCTGATCAAGGCGATCGACCGCTTCGACTGCGAACGCGGCGTGGAGTTCCCCACGTTCGCCATGCCGACGGTGGTCGGCGAGATCAAGCGCTTCTTCCGTGACACCTCCTGGTCCGTCCGGGTCCCCCGGCGCCTCCAGGAGCTGCGGCTGGCCCTCACCAAGGCGAGCGACGAGCTGTCCCAGCGGCTCGATCGCTCCCCCACGGTCCCCGAGTTGGCGGTCTGCCTCGGCGTCTCGGAGGAGGAGGTGGTCGACGGTCTGGCGGTGGGCAACGCCTACACGGCCAGCTCGTTGGACTCCCCCTCCCCCGAAGAGGACGGCGGCGAGGGCTCGTTGGCCGATCGGCTGGGCTACGAGGACACCGCGCTGGAGGGCGTGGAGTACCGCGAGTCGCTCAAGCCGCTGCTGGCCCGGCTGCCCGCCCGCGAGCGGCGGATCATCATGCTCCGCTTCTTCGGGAACATGACGCAGTCGCAGATCGGCGAGGAAGTGGGCATCTCGCAGATGCATGTCTCGCGGCTGCTCACGCGCACGCTCCAGCAGTTGCGCGAGGGCCTGACCGCCGAAGAGTGA
- the upp gene encoding uracil phosphoribosyltransferase, with protein MRTHVVDHPLVAHKLTTLRDQRTDSPTFRRLADELVTLLAYEATRDVRTEQVDIRTPVTGTTGVRLSHPRPLVVPIIRAGLGMLDGMVRLLPTAEVGFLGMIRDEETLEASTYANRMPDDLSGRQVYVLDPMLATGGTLVAAIDELIRRGADDVTVICLLAAPEGVERLEGALSGSPVTVVTAALDERLNEEGFIVPGLGDAGDRMYGTV; from the coding sequence ATGCGGACCCATGTCGTCGACCACCCGCTGGTGGCGCACAAGCTGACCACGCTGCGCGATCAGCGCACCGATTCCCCCACGTTCCGGCGGCTGGCCGACGAGTTGGTCACCCTGCTGGCCTACGAGGCGACCCGCGATGTGCGGACCGAGCAGGTGGATATCCGCACGCCGGTCACCGGCACCACGGGGGTGCGGCTCTCCCATCCCCGGCCGTTGGTGGTGCCGATCATCCGGGCCGGCCTGGGCATGTTGGACGGCATGGTGCGGCTGCTGCCCACCGCCGAGGTCGGCTTCCTCGGGATGATCAGGGACGAGGAGACGCTGGAGGCGTCCACCTACGCCAACCGGATGCCGGACGATCTGTCGGGTCGCCAGGTCTATGTGCTCGATCCGATGTTGGCCACCGGCGGCACCCTGGTCGCCGCGATCGACGAGCTGATCCGGCGCGGCGCCGACGATGTCACGGTGATCTGCCTGCTGGCGGCGCCCGAGGGCGTGGAGCGGCTGGAGGGCGCGCTCTCCGGATCCCCGGTCACGGTGGTCACGGCGGCGCTGGACGAGCGGCTGAACGAGGAGGGCTTCATCGTGCCGGGTCTTGGCGACGCGGGGGATCGGATGTACGGCACGGTCTGA
- a CDS encoding DUF4334 domain-containing protein yields the protein MGPDEARARFHELRKREAGVVPAELDEVWAALPAVRAEEILGEWRGAAFATGHRLREALVAHRWRGKVFRSLSDVKPLICLDENDEPFSNVELGMGEASLWNVEFRGEVTAAMVYDGQPILDHFKRVDDQTLMGLMNGTSELVWDQGEHFYFLLERDRIR from the coding sequence ATGGGACCCGACGAGGCCAGGGCGCGCTTTCACGAACTGCGGAAACGGGAGGCCGGGGTGGTACCGGCCGAACTGGACGAGGTCTGGGCGGCCCTCCCGGCCGTCCGCGCCGAGGAGATACTCGGCGAGTGGCGGGGCGCCGCCTTCGCCACCGGGCACCGGTTGAGGGAGGCGCTGGTCGCGCACCGCTGGCGCGGCAAGGTCTTCCGCTCGCTCTCCGACGTCAAGCCGCTGATCTGCCTCGACGAGAACGACGAACCGTTCTCGAACGTCGAGTTGGGCATGGGCGAGGCAAGCCTGTGGAACGTCGAGTTCCGCGGCGAGGTGACGGCCGCCATGGTCTACGACGGACAGCCGATCCTCGATCATTTCAAGCGGGTCGATGATCAGACCCTTATGGGCTTGATGAACGGCACTTCCGAACTGGTCTGGGATCAGGGCGAACACTTCTACTTCCTGCTCGAACGCGACCGGATTCGCTGA
- the tadA gene encoding tRNA adenosine(34) deaminase TadA, with product MSWRRSGDGPQVSDPLRDPWRPAMRRALAQARQAALAGDVPVGAVLLGPGGPGGPVLAERHNEREAGNDPTAHAEVLALRDAARRLGEWRLTDCTLVVTLEPCTMCAGASVLSRVDRVVYGAPDAKTGAAGSLWDVIRDRRLNHRPEVVSDVLGTECARLLTDFFRDPGSPSNPGSPGKPGNPGNSSTGFSPRGHVG from the coding sequence ATGTCCTGGAGGCGGTCAGGTGATGGCCCGCAGGTGAGCGACCCGCTGCGTGATCCCTGGCGCCCGGCGATGCGCCGGGCCCTGGCCCAGGCGCGGCAGGCGGCGCTGGCCGGCGACGTGCCGGTCGGCGCCGTCCTGCTCGGCCCCGGCGGGCCCGGGGGGCCCGTGCTCGCCGAGCGCCACAACGAACGGGAGGCGGGGAACGACCCCACCGCGCACGCCGAGGTGCTGGCACTGCGCGACGCGGCACGGCGGCTGGGCGAGTGGCGGCTGACGGACTGCACGCTGGTGGTCACCCTGGAGCCCTGCACCATGTGCGCGGGCGCCTCCGTGCTGTCCCGGGTCGACCGGGTGGTCTATGGCGCCCCCGACGCCAAGACCGGCGCGGCCGGCTCCCTCTGGGACGTCATCCGCGACCGCCGCCTCAACCACCGCCCCGAGGTCGTCTCCGACGTCCTCGGCACCGAGTGCGCCCGACTCCTGACCGACTTCTTCCGCGACCCGGGCAGCCCGAGCAACCCGGGCAGCCCCGGGAAGCCCGGGAACCCGGGGAACTCCTCAACCGGTTTCAGCCCACGCGGCCATGTGGGATAG
- a CDS encoding RNA polymerase sigma factor SigF yields the protein MAVTRSKGAGARVLTQSLCERLARLETGTAEHSRVRDTLVEANLPLVRYAALRFHSRNEPMEDIVQVGTIGLIHAVDRFDPTRGVQFATFALPTIVGEIRRHFRDSVRAVHVPRRLHELWARVCAAAEELTTALGRSPTTAELAERLRLSEEDVVASMDAGRAYRVSSLEATRDREEGSPALVDRLGYEDPGLADVEHRALIRHLLVQLPEREQRILLLRYYRNLTQSQISAELGLSQMHISRLLARSFSRLRSANPIEK from the coding sequence GTGGCGGTGACGCGGTCCAAAGGCGCCGGAGCCCGCGTGCTCACGCAGTCGCTCTGCGAACGGCTGGCCCGGCTCGAAACGGGCACCGCCGAGCACTCCAGGGTGCGGGACACCCTCGTCGAGGCCAACCTGCCGCTGGTCCGCTACGCCGCACTCCGCTTCCACAGTCGCAACGAACCGATGGAGGACATCGTCCAGGTCGGCACCATCGGCCTGATCCATGCCGTCGACCGCTTCGATCCGACGCGCGGCGTGCAGTTCGCCACCTTCGCGCTGCCCACCATCGTGGGCGAGATCCGCAGGCACTTCCGGGACAGCGTGCGAGCGGTCCATGTGCCCCGACGGCTGCACGAGCTGTGGGCGCGGGTCTGCGCCGCGGCCGAGGAGCTGACGACGGCGCTGGGCCGGTCGCCCACCACCGCGGAGTTGGCCGAGCGGCTGCGGCTCTCCGAGGAGGACGTGGTGGCGAGCATGGACGCCGGCAGGGCGTACCGGGTCTCCTCCCTGGAGGCCACCAGGGACCGCGAGGAGGGCTCACCCGCGCTGGTCGACCGGCTCGGGTACGAGGATCCGGGTCTCGCCGATGTCGAGCACCGCGCGTTGATCCGACATCTGCTGGTGCAACTGCCCGAGCGCGAGCAACGCATCCTGCTGTTGCGCTACTACCGCAATCTGACGCAGTCGCAGATCAGCGCGGAGCTCGGACTTTCGCAGATGCACATCTCCCGGCTGCTGGCCCGCAGCTTCAGCAGGCTGCGTTCCGCAAACCCGATCGAGAAGTAA
- a CDS encoding HhH-GPD-type base excision DNA repair protein, which produces MTTLVRLAQQPEADALLGRSPLAALVGMLLDQQVPMERAFTGPYTIAQRLGENDLDARRIASMDPEEFAALFSAKPAVHRFPGSMAKRVQELCRYLVAHHDGDAGAIWRDAGSGAELFRRLHALPGFGRQKAQIFLALLGKRFDVTPEGWREAAGPYGEEGSHRSVADVTGPESLAMVREFKQRAKKAAKESASAREK; this is translated from the coding sequence ATGACCACCCTTGTGCGCCTCGCCCAGCAGCCCGAGGCCGACGCCCTCCTCGGTCGAAGCCCGCTCGCCGCTCTGGTCGGCATGTTGCTCGACCAACAGGTGCCCATGGAACGGGCGTTCACCGGCCCCTACACCATCGCCCAGCGGCTGGGCGAGAACGATCTGGACGCCCGACGGATCGCCTCCATGGACCCGGAGGAGTTCGCCGCGCTCTTCTCCGCCAAACCTGCCGTGCATCGTTTCCCCGGCTCGATGGCCAAACGCGTTCAGGAACTGTGCCGCTATCTGGTCGCGCACCATGACGGGGACGCCGGGGCGATCTGGCGGGACGCGGGGAGCGGTGCGGAGCTGTTCCGGCGCCTGCACGCCCTGCCGGGCTTCGGCCGGCAGAAGGCGCAGATCTTCCTGGCGCTGCTGGGCAAGCGGTTCGACGTGACCCCGGAGGGCTGGCGCGAGGCCGCGGGGCCCTACGGCGAGGAGGGGTCCCACCGTTCCGTCGCCGATGTCACCGGGCCCGAATCCCTGGCCATGGTCCGGGAGTTCAAACAGCGGGCCAAGAAGGCCGCCAAGGAGTCGGCGAGCGCCCGGGAGAAGTAG
- a CDS encoding NUDIX domain-containing protein — MTGQPEPGTAEWAHLAEGNAKQARKRVAADVILRDGAGRILLVNPTYKEGWDLPGGMAEANESPAEAARRELLEELGIQPELRRVLTMDWDPPHGPWDDQLVLIFDGGELSPADAASLRPRDHELSACEFVSPDDVVVAVRPRIRERVGLAIEALMKGQTHYLESGRLLG, encoded by the coding sequence ATGACCGGCCAGCCTGAGCCCGGCACCGCAGAATGGGCGCATCTTGCCGAAGGGAACGCCAAGCAGGCTCGCAAGCGCGTTGCCGCCGACGTGATTCTGCGGGATGGGGCCGGGCGCATTCTGCTGGTGAACCCGACCTACAAAGAAGGCTGGGACCTTCCGGGAGGTATGGCCGAGGCGAACGAGTCGCCAGCGGAAGCGGCCCGGCGTGAATTGCTCGAAGAGTTGGGAATTCAACCGGAGTTGCGGCGGGTGCTGACGATGGACTGGGACCCGCCCCATGGGCCTTGGGATGATCAGCTTGTGTTGATCTTTGATGGCGGAGAGTTGAGCCCCGCAGACGCGGCGAGTCTTCGCCCCCGTGATCACGAGCTGTCCGCGTGCGAGTTCGTCTCTCCTGATGACGTGGTGGTCGCTGTGCGCCCACGCATCCGTGAGCGCGTCGGCCTGGCGATCGAGGCACTCATGAAGGGCCAGACCCACTACCTGGAATCAGGCCGCCTCCTCGGGTAG